Proteins encoded together in one Penaeus vannamei isolate JL-2024 chromosome 9, ASM4276789v1, whole genome shotgun sequence window:
- the LOC113828062 gene encoding uncharacterized protein, translated as MAAAVFLQILLAALLASPQQASGEACPCTWSATDAALSCRDLGLQRVPRDCFLDHPEAVLLDLSGNSIESLGEDDFSGLDAVEALWLSRNKISSLHARTFRNLCALAELHLDQNALEVLPEGMLAYQPSIREFSIDNNNLIKLPLSLFADGLQAPVTLNLTSNYLRVVPCSAVSSLPVSSNVLADYVQIWAQHEEEMASCSLLNLPELVSLCMPVDTRSNSIDCTALREPFSPLKASLAESESHRFFDGWTEHIVFSADVDDLMGEPPSQVSCLPDDLDVAGSFLVFHRYTPDLQLEGLFFDMADLPSHTSELTNSVTIKADTVVLTRPIPPLRYRLTVSARNVVLAHPLLMEAPTTLYPPTSTETFYQLQVSAGRVNGVTVIQYEHGLLTVRLLDGADVVAKHSCQPLPAYSEDEVREWVSARQLWLTLYCSSTLRESDERETLLYARDLASFVTRLTTNWTKVDMVGTSQRATNLLYDINAALSNSLLPRNVPYLSVSVYAEMVPYLADTIAVYKEAYDDLRRKLMVNAERLFDMNIHFEERKADLEFMQSNAQRAVEMAGEVHSVHSAQLQNHVSWAISSWKAIMDIYENVLASRPQVNDALDRAEEGLRAYKRQQRFVSFLNVGTTFARCIMGFPGGTIGVIRNVGQVVSNAFEFKSSGETMEEITEKIEAVNVMMVKTESFMSAVPPLPPADGDQLAWLMTFNDSETLYAIARQAGVTADQWESAGVYSIKCLADEDFSDKVDGVKNLKMKLNELRVWSQALAEQVQAFCEYVASVLEEVTNLAEDAEAVEEGSAALDSVNGMLVDQAVTEENYKEHIVEQNLAVLDVMMKLFLKSRSDILAINVILHEYCSAYFYAFFKDCDPTNSPSLWDNYDTVLYKLNKIQFESLNSIASLSPPPQPFQKTIRVLDSASGCEGGAATSEGAACPVSALAFSGSSSFNLAEHWGAGLSFGARIRMDRLRIYLEGLHEHTVTIDVKRPAIFNDTYKGHEFTFRGHLEECRVKYEETALLEPNPSSHGDEKAVSYVTDCSTHQQYQLYYYRTSPDGMYTFTWREFQLGVDYSNLTALELYLEGSWIPNF; from the exons ATGGCTGCCGCTGTCTTCCttcag ATCCTTCTAGCCGCCCTCCTGGCGTCGCCGCAGCAGGCTTCAGGCGAGGCGTGTCCCTGCACCTGGTCAGCCACCGACGCCGCCCTCTCCTGCCGGGACCTCGGCCTCCAGCGCGTCCCCAGGGATTGCTTCCTGGACCACCCCGAGGCCGTCCTTCTCGACCTCTCGGGCAACAGCATCGAAAGCCTCGGCGAGGACGACTTCTCTGGGCTGGACGCCGTCGAGGCTCTCTGGCTCAGTCGGAACAAGATCTCCAGTTTGCACGCGAGGACGTTCCGAAACCTGTGTGCGTTGGCTGAGCTGCATTTGGACCAGAATGCCCTGGAGGTGCTTCCGGAGGGCATGCTCGCCTACCAGCCAAGCATTCGGGAATTCTCCATCGACAACAACAATCTGATTAAATTGCCGCTGTCGCTTTTCGCCGACGGCCTGCAGGCGCCAGTGACGCTCAATTTAACAAGCAACTACCTGCGTGTTGTGCCTTGTTCCGCTGTATCTTCCCTGCCAGTCAGCAGCAATGTGTTAGCTGATTATGTCCAGATCTGGGCTCAGCACGAGGAGGAGATGGCCAGCTGTTCCCTGCTGAATCTGCCTGAGCTGGTTAGCCTGTGCATGCCCGTCGACACTCGCTCCAACAGCATTGACTGCACTGCCTTGCGGGAGCCTTTCTCGCCTCTCAAAGCCTCCCTGGCAGAGAGTGAGAGTCACCGCTTCTTCGACGGGTGGACGGAGCACATAGTGTTTAGCGCTGATGTGGATGACCTGATGGGCGAGCCTCCGTCGCAGGTCAGCTGCCTTCCCGACGACCTTGATGTTGCAGGATCCTTTCTGGTTTTCCATCGCTACACTCCTGACCTCCAACTAGAGGGTCTCTTCTTTGACATGGCTGACCTCCCGAGCCACACCTCAGAGCTCACCAACTCGGTCACCATCAAAGCCGACACGGTGGTTCTGACACGGCCCATTCCGCCCCTGCGCTACCGCCTCACAGTCTCTGCGCGCAATGTAGTGCTTGCCCATCCTCTCCTGATGGAGGCGCCGACGACGCTCTACCCTCCCACATCCACCGAAACGTTCTACCAGCTGCAGGTGTCGGCCGGGCGCGTCAACGGCGTGACGGTGATCCAGTACGAACACGGGCTGCTGACCGTGCGGCTGCTGGACGGGGCCGACGTCGTGGCCAAACACAGCTGCCAGCCTCTGCCCGCATACAGCGAGGATGAGGTGCGTGAGTGGGTGAGCGCCAGGCAGCTGTGGCTGACCCTCTACTGCAGCTCTACCCTGCGGGAGTCAGACGAGCGGGAGACCCTGCTGTACGCCAGAGACCTCGCCTCCTTCGTCACCAGACTGACTACAAACTGGACCAAAGTAGACATGGTGGGCACGAGCCAGAGGGCAACGAACCTGCTGTATGACATCAATGCTGCGCTTTCTAACTCGCTCCTTCCCCGCAATGTCCCTTACCTCAGCGTCAGTGTTTATGCCGAGATGGTTCCCTACCTGGCAGACACCATCGCTGTCTACAAGGAAGCTTATGACGACCTGAGAAGAAAGCTCATGGTGAATGCTGAACGACTCTTTGACATGAACATTCACTTCGAGGAGCGAAAAGCTGATCTGGAGTTCATGCAGAGCAATGCACAGCGCGCAGTTGAGATGGCGGGGGAAGTGCACAGCGTCCATTCTGCTCAGCTGCAGAACCATGTGTCTTGGGCTATCAGCAGCTGGAAGGCCATCATGGACATCTATGAAAATGTCTTGGCCTCACGACCCCAAGTCAATGATGCTTTGGATCGGGCAGAAGAAGGCCTCAGAGCGTACAAGCGGCAGCAACGTTTTGTTTCGTTCCTAAATGTCGGAACGACGTTCGCTCGCTGTATAATGGGCTTCCCTGGAGGCACGATTGGAGTCATACGTAACGTCGGGCAGGTTGTGTCAAATGCATTCGAGTTCAAGTCATCTGGTGAAACCATGGAGGAAATAACAGAGAAGATTGAAGCTGTCAATGTCATGATGGTCAAAACAGAGAGCTTCATGTCCGCCGTGCCGCCCCTCCCGCCCGCGGACGGGGACCAGCTGGCCTGGCTCATGACCTTCAACGACAGCGAGACGCTGTACGCGATCGCAAGGCAAGCCGGGGTCACTGCCGACCAGTGGGAGTCAGCAGGAGTTTACTCCATCAAGTGTCTCGCTGATGAGGACTTTTCCGACAAGGTGGATGGCGTGAAGAACCTCAAGATGAAGCTGAACGAACTGCGCGTGTGGAGCCAGGCCCTAGCGGAGCAGGTCCAGGCGTTCTGCGAGTACGTGGCGTCCGTGCTGGAGGAGGTGACCAACCTGGCCGAGGACGCTGAGGCGGTCGAGGAGGGCAGCGCGGCCCTCGACAGCGTCAACGGCATGCTGGTCGACCAAGCGGTCACGGAGGAGAACTACAAGGAGCACATCGTGGAGCAGAACCTTGCAGTCCTGGACGTCATGATGAAGCTGTTCCTCAAATCCCGCTCTGACATTCTGGCCATCAACGTCATCCTGCACGAGTACTGCAGCGCTTACTTCTACGCCTTCTTCAAGGACTGCGACCCTACCAACAGCCCCTCCCTCTGGGACAACTACGACACCGTCCTCTACAAACTGAACAAAATCCAGTTCGAGTCCCTGAACTCCATCGCCTCCCTGAGCCCCCCTCCGCAGCCCTTCCAGAAGACCATCCGCGTGCTGGACTCGGCCTCGGGCTGCGAGGGCGGCGCCGCCACCTCCGAGGGCGCCGCGTGCCCCGTGTCCGCCCTCGCCTTCAGCGGCTCCAGCTCCTTCAACCTGGCGGAGCACTGGGGCGCCGGCCTCTCCTTCGGCGCCAGGATCAGGATGGACCGACTCAGGATCTACCTCGAGGGGCTCCACGAACACACC GTGACAATCGACGTGAAAAGGCCAGCCATCTTCAACGACACCTACAAGGGCCACGAGTTCACCTTCCGCGGCCACCTGGAGGAATGCCGCGTCAAGTACGAGGAAACAG CTCTTCTCgaacccaacccctcctcccacgGAGACGAGAAGGCGGTGAGCTACGTGACGGACTGCAGCACGCACCAGCAGTACCAGCTGTACTACTACCGCACCTCCCCTGACGGCATGTACACCTTCACCTGGCGAGAGTTCCAGCTGGGGGTCGACTACTCCAACCTCACTGCTTTGGAGCTGTACCTTGAGGGCAGCTGGATACCCAATTTCTAA